The region TGGTTTGAATAAAATCATGACTCCTCTACTATGAGAGGAGCCATGACTGGACACGATTTTGCCTCCCCATTCTGTTTCccacactggacgaaaaaatggatttactcgAGTTTGCGAATTGGGCAAATATGTGGCAAATTTAGGGCTCTAAATTTGCTTTAACTTTGGTTTGACAGGTAAAGCTTGAGCAAActtgaatgtttgttttgtAGGAATTTGTGTGCAAATGTTAAGGAAATGTAATTATTTGCTTGGAATTTGCGTGCTATGCAAATCTTTAATGTTTCCACAGATTTGCTCAAATTTGCTTCACCACAAAGATAGCAGTTTGACCTCAACCGCAAATGCAAGCAAATATGTCGCAAAACCAATAGTTTGCATTATCGTTTGAACTGATTTTCAAAGGATCAAAGTACGtacatttgcattttatttactCTCTTTTGCAATGGGAGCAAAAAGGAATGAATTTCCGGAATATAACTTTGtagtaaatttgcaaatttccttTCTATAAATATTCATATTTACCTGGGAGCAAATATGGTGATTTACAGCATCTTCGTTTTGTTGTCATAGGCAATGTGCATATGATATTTGTTACACATTTTACTGCTGTGGcaaactttcaatttttacGTAACCGTTATATTATTGAACGAAAACTGCAGTGGTATTCGGAAGCTTTTGAGTTTCATCAGCGGCAACGTCCTACAACGAAACCAACCAATGGTAAACaaagggtgcttaccatttagccaaataattataatccggatggaacgatctttgcataaataaaggtaagcgattttccgaatttaatgaccaaccggttgagaatggcgcttaccatttactacataGCATTCtatcccgcatattttactcgatcttttCAGAAgtggcctggaaacggaaggattctcgcaaatggtaagggcATTTCGCGAATTCTGTTCCGAActgaaaaagaggactacctctggaggttatTCTGTTCAGGCTAAGAAATAATCTTTGCTCTCGACAAAATCTCTGACGAAAACTGCTAGTACACGCTTCGCATAATGACTACGATTCTTCGAACGAAAAGCACATGTTCTGGTACCCCATAATATTAACACAACAAATGTCCCCAGTAGGGTGGCCACATTACAAGTCTAGTCTCACAGGGGGTCGTGACGTTCTTCCACAGCGGTTCCTGGCCCGAACATCCTCCCCACCTGTTGGAGAGTTGACACTCGTTTCTGCGTAACCTGTTTCTTCTTCGCCTTCTTCTTGACCTTTCGAGAAGCAGACTCCCCACCGTAAGCACCGCTGTCACCAAATTCACCAGTTACAAACTTAGTACTGCTTGCTTCCAAACGATGTAGCCTCTGAACAGGTCTCCTTAGAAGCCCTTTCTTCGTCTTCAAGATAACAGTACGAATCAGGCCATCTTTTCCAGGAAGCAATTTGTCAACTCTTCCCATCGGCCACTTTCCTCTTGACACCTTGTCTTCAGAAATAAGCACTACATCTCCAATCTTGAGGGCTGGTTGTTCATTCACCCACTTCTGTCTGACGGATAACTGCTGTAAGTACTCTCCCCGCCAGCGTTGCCAGAAATGGTTAATAAGCTTCTGCTGATACAGGTATCGCTGCCTCGTTGTGCTTTTGTTTGCTGAAACTTCGTCTTCGAGGTCTGGTAGGCTAAACAGGGATCTACCAAGTGCAAGATGAGCTGGTGTTATGGGCGTTAGATCTCTTATGTCATCACTTATTGTGGTGAGCGGTCTCGAGTTAATAACGGCTTCAATTCTGGTAAGGACGGTTGCAAACTCTAGAGAGGACAACAACGCTTTGTCCAAGACCTTGCGAAGAGGTTCCTTCACGGAACGCACCAGTCTTTCCCACCAGCCACCATGCCAAGGGGAGCGTTCGACGATGAACTTCCATTTGATTCCCTTGGAGGTCAAATTGGCCTGGAGCTTTTCCTGATCTATTTTGTCCCACAATTGATTATTGACTGATGACCCTTGTGTGAACAACTGTTGGATCTCGTGGTCAGCACGCTTGAATGTTTTCGCATTGTCGGACCAAATGGTGCTGAAGAGGCCTCTTCTACTGATCATACGAATAAACGCCTGAAAGAATTCATTGGTCGACAAGTCACCGGTAAGCTCTAGGTGGGTCATGCGGGAAGAGGCACAAGTGAAGATGCAAATGTAAGCCTTCGCTGAGGAAGCACTTCCTCGTACGAATAATGGCCCTGCAAAGTCTATACCGACGTGAGTGAAGGCTGGAGACAATGACACCCTCTCCGATGGCATTGGCGCCATCTTTTGCGAACATGGACCAACAAGTTGACGTTGAGAAACGACACACATTCCCAGGAGTCTTTTAATTTCACGGCGTCCCTTGGTGAGCCAGATCTCTTGTCGTAGGACTGAAAGAATACTCACAGGTCCAGCATGAAGCAGCTCCTTGTGTACACTTTGTATGATCTTTTCAACTACTGCATGCCCATGCGGTAAGATTATCGGATGTTTGGTACCCTCTGGTAAGTCTGAGTGCTGCAATCTACCTCCTACCCGTAGCATGTGATCACTTTTGTCGTAGTAAGGGTCCAACTTCAATATAGCACTGGTGTTTGGTAAAGGAAGGTCTTCCTTCAGCCTTTCATACTCTGCTTGGTACACCTCCTGTTGTATCTGCCGGTACCAGCTCAACTTGGCATCTTGCAACTCCTCGGCTGACAGCTCTTGGGAACCTGCACTTGTTCCTGACTTAAAGGCTCGAACCCCTCGAAGTACAAATGCTGTTACTCGAATTAGCGTCAGCCATTGCTCATATCGAGATGGATCAATCACTGGTTCCATGTTAATCGCCGCACAGACTCTTGTCTGTTTGTGTTTCCTCTCTTTCTCCACAGACTCGGTCAATTCATTTAGCAGCTCTCGTTGATCAGGCAAGCATTGAGAAGACAACCAGCACGGTCCACCCCACCACAACTTGCTATCAGCTAAGACCTTTGCGGGCAATCCGCGCGTCAGTAAGTCAGCAGGGTTGTCCTCCCCTGAACAGTGTTTCCAATGCTGTGGGTCCCATGTGGACTGTCTTCCACTGGCTTCTTGAACCTCTGATCCCCTGTATAGTTACCATGCTGTCAGTCTAGCACACTCCCCGGTCTACCTTGAGCATTAGGGATTCTGCAACGAACTTCAGCAATCTTGCATTGTCAACTGCTGCAAGTAACTCCAGTCTCGGCTATGACACAGTCTTTGCAGGCGCCACCCTTGATTTGGACATGACAAGATGAGTTGATGCCTGGCCGGCTTCACCCAAGCACTTGATGTAGACTCAAGTCTCTTCACTGCCTGGAGGTAGTTTGATTTCAGCGGCGGAGCATCACTTTTCTATAGCAGCGGTACTTCATAACGTTCACCATCAAACTTCAGTCCCTCGTTGAACTGTCTAACAGACTCTTCTTCTTCTAAGGACATATGAGCATCCCCTTTATCGACAATTCCGATAGATTCCAGCTCCCAAAACTGCTTGAGGGTGTCGGTGACTGGGTCAATCCGCACAGTAGACAGCATGGATTGAGTGTTCTTGCAAGGAAGACCCTCAATGGGCCCTCCTACAATTCATCCTAAAAAAGTCTGCTCCTATCAAAATGTCGACGTTAACTGGTCCACGAGGGTACGAGTCAGCAAGTATCAAGCTCTGCAGGTGAGGGTAATTTCCTAAACTGATCTCCACTGGTTCCAGTGGTGTGCAGATCTTGTCAATAGTGAGGGCCTCCATGCTAACTGGCTTTGAAATGCTTTCTTGAACAGAGGTGAGTGAGAAACTGACTCTCTTCATTCGCTTCGTTTGACTGGCTTCTCCCCCTAACACGGATACACTAAGGACTTCAGAAGGTCCATCAAGGGCTAATGATTCAGCAACTCTCTTGGTGATATAAGACCTTTGGCTGACTGAGTCAAACAGAACCCTCACAGGTGCTCTCTGGACATCGTCTGCGACCAGCATGGCTGTCCCAGTCTGTAATAAGGTTTGAAAACCAGTCTGTATGAAGCCACAAATCCGCTTAATGTTGTCTGTCTTTGTCCCTCTGTGGTATGGTCCCAGTCACCATGAAGCATGGTGTGATGACGACAGCCACACCCTTCAACACTGCACTTGGGTTGGCGACAGACTGAAGAGTAGTGGAAGGTGTTTGCAGGCTTTATACAGTTAAAACACAAGTGGTTCTCCCTTACTAGCTGCCAACGTTCATCGACTGACTGTCGTTTAAACTCTGGACATTTAAGAGTTTCATGTCCCTGCTCCTTACACAAATGGCAAGCTGTATAGCTTTTCCGATTCGTACCACTTGCTAGTAGAGCAGCGGCTGAAAACACTTTCTCTCGGGTGTTCTTTACGCCAATTCCATCCTTGTCCCGTCCCCGACTTCCTCTTGTGGTTTCACCATTCTCACCAATCATGCTAGCATTTCTTTCCCCGGCCTCTTTGGAAATCACCTGtttatttaaaaacttgaagaaCAGTTCAAGATCAACACTTTCTTCGTTGATGTCAGTTAGTTCTAATTTCTCAGATAACTCAGGTGGAAGCTTGGTTTCCAGTATTGGGAGGAGGATACAAGAATGGGTCATTGGCTTTTCACCCAGGGTAGAGTGTCATGGAGATCTCACAGACTCTACCCCTTTGTTTGACCTTGGCTCCAGCTGAACAATTGACTTAACCAGAGATGAAATAATTATTCTCTTCCTACCAAAGCGATGCTTCAGAGCATCAACAGCATGCTGATAATTAGCAATCCTTCGATTGTGTGATAAGCAACCCCTTCAAGTACTGAACGCAGATAGGTGAACTTCTGAACAGCAGACACATTGTCATTATCATGAACAGCAGCCTCGAATTGGTcccaaaaattttgaaattttaaaacatcTCCATCAAACTTGGGCAACTCCAGTTTTGGTAATTTTAAATGTGACTGTTTGTGCTCCGCTGAACCCGAGGTGGTTTGTTCATCTACCTTGGAAAATGATTGTTTAGATATAAACTCTTGATCTATGTCTAAAGCATTATCAATCCCTTGTTGATAATCAATCCACTTTTGAGCTTCTTCAGCAATTTCATCATCAGAAATAAGTGCAATGACCTCATCTCTTACCTCACTGCAACTCTCCATGTAACCGTTCAACTTTTGAACACGATTTTCCATTCTTACGACGTTGTTGCTGGAATCTTTGCTCGTCTCAAGTATTACTTGTATCACAGCATCAATGTCCATCTTGAGGATCATTTCCTTTCTCCTTAACAACTGAATATTACTTAACTGATGATTGGAAGACTGCGACGACAAATGTTCACCAGTTGATGCTGAAGGCCCGTTGTCAGCTGGCAAGGCCTGTTTAGGGACTGTATTAGTCGATTTCTTATTATTGTTTTGCGAACACGAAGGCTTACATTCTTCTTGTTTTATAGCAACGATAAGTCGAGCCGTAAGGACTGGTTTCTTTCCTTCCGCTGGTAGTCCTCTCTTTTGTAACTCAGCTTTGACTATGGGAAGAGACATTTCACTCACAATTTCCTCCGCTAACTGAGACGATGCACAGTTCTCTGCCATATTCAATCCTGTATTCGTTTATCTCAATGTTTACTCTTCTGCTTAGTGTTTTGCTTTGCCAAAAGTTCCTCAAATCCGACCTCGAAGGACCATAGTATTCTGTTCAGGCTAAGAAATAATCTTTGCTCTCGACAACAgtaaacaataactttaatgatCTGACGAAATCTGCTAGTACACGCTTCGCATAATGACTACGATTCCTCGAACGAAAAGCACATGTTCTGGTACCCCATAATATTAACACAACAAATGTCCCCAGTAGGGTGGCCACATTACAAGTCTAGTCTCACAGGGGGTCGTGACGTTCTTCCACAGCGGGTCCTGGCCCGAAcagaggttgtccacaattttcgaaaagattttccggaaaattgcctttccatttgacgtcaaaccgaaatttccggattttttggctaaatggtaagcacccgcTTGGGGCTTCCTCGTTCCCATGACCTTTTCGGAGGGGcaattgtccgccattttgaatcatcCCGCCGcaaagaccctggaaacgaggttttgTGACGATGAAAACAACGGTTTGAAATTCGCGCGGGCAATGTGctctttcctctttcttttcgttttcggaCGACCAAGGTTTTATACGGCGATTCCTTGACATTTGTGCAGGTGAAATGGCAGTAAGAATCGACGAAACCCGAAAGAAAGGGCAACGACCATTCAGGCCATAACGTCGGGAACCAGCCCTAGTAGTTTTACAGTAGTTCGCCACAAACACACACGCCAGTGTCATGAATGTTGAATGGTCGGTCTTTGGAATGTTCTATGCCTATTTCAAGTCCACGATTCCCACTAATTCCAAGGCGACCAGAGAAACCTAGCAAGAATAGACTTCGCTAGCTGCTTGACATGGAACCGTTGAATATCTAGACTCATAAAGCTGTATGTACTGGATTCTGATGAGGGAGTTCAGGGACGGTGTTCGAGAAAGAGTTACGACCAACGCCAGCAGCATTTTCAGCAGCATTAATCGATGAAAAGTTCATGGCAGAAATAGAGGCCTTCCTTCCTAAAGCAAACGGAGTTCAACGAACGTTTGGAACAAAGGATGGCCGAACAGCTACATGTGGATTTAACACGTTTGATTGCTGATTCATTGAATCGAGATTCGCATCATACATCCCTCCCTCTGCAAGGACAGTCTTTACTTTTGCAGACGTACTCCCATAGTAATTTCAGGTCACGTTATTAATTTAAGGCCATTTAAAACAATACCAATAATAAGGAAAGGGGTATGAATGATATGGATCTCTGCATCCCTGTGACAACTGAAGTCTATTATACCCAgccccttatttgccacttatttttatatgcctcgttcttcaaacaatACTGTTTCTAGAACACATTAGTGGCTCGGGtatgctatttaacaattgccgaatgggctattgactcagaggccatgagggccagagaaataattgtttgagtaaaatccaactagttggtcaaaaaaatatcgagacaaaacctctttcgctagttaaagctagactttaattgttgttttggttttcaaagccggagcttttcgctactagtgggctataacaaatagcctactagtagctcaaccaatcagaacgcagaattgataatagaccactagttggattttactaaagtTACATTTATGTTTTCACAAGCGATGTGGTGTGCAATGGCAAGGTTTGGTGGAATACAAATTTCCTGACATGGTTACCGTATGCCTTCACTGTTGTCTCATGTCCAAGCAATGTCACACGTTTAGTATCTGAAGCCTTTTGTACCAAGCTTTTCACCAAACCTTGCCACTGCacaccacattgcttgtgcaaggATATACTGTAACTATTTCATATGACATGATATAAAAAGGTATTTCACTTGTTACAGTGTACTTGTCACTTGTTTTTCCTATGACATGGTATACCTTCACTGGTGTCTCATGaccaaacaatgtcacatgttTAGTACCTAAAGCCTTTTATACCAAgccataaaaataattataacaaaTCAGAATACAGGGAAGACAGTGAAATAATAACTGGATATGCAGCCTTATTCCACCAAACCTTGCTACTGCacaccacattgcttgtgcaaggATACATGTAACTATGACAATTGGTATACAAAGCTTCTCACATGTTATTTGTCACTTGaattttgtttgcatgtacatgtacaggtatATGCGAGCCTTTACAAAAAAACCCAATTGTCTTGTCAGGTATTCTAGGGTAAAGTACCCAATGCATTACTAGCATTTCATATGGATGATTATACAGCTACTATACATGTGCATGTTGAGGTCTGGCCATCTAAATCATTATACTGTACCAACCATTTTGTGATAGAGATGATATTGTCGATGTTTTCACTTTCTCccataaaatctcaaattttATTTGGTGAGTACTtagtctacatgtacatgtagctcataCGGTAACAACACAAAAAGGACATCCTAGAgaatttttattaaaacttttgttttaatgagCAGTTTTCTGTATGATTGCTCCACTGCTTTAATTGTATATGGTAAAACTCACAACATCATGCTTTTAGTGCTTTGTGGCCAGGAACCCAAGAAAAAAGAGCAAATTATAGATGAAATACAAAAGTTATTTTGAGTTGTAGCCATCAAACActaattccattttaaaatcatgagAAACTCAAGCTCAGTAACtattgattttattacatgCACAAAATGGCCAATTTGGAAAGGTGGACACTTGTGGGAGGCTGTCACAGGCTTCCAGATAAGTTTGCAATTCCTTTAAagcttcattattcagtttcacTTACACCGGAGGATTGCTTATGAATGGCAGAGTGGTGTGTTACATTATTCATTGAAACGTACATGTAGCTTatgcattgattgattgattgattgattgattgattgactgttGTGAATATTTTCCAGGGCCTATCTCAACCACAAGCTGCAGTAATGAAGGGAATTTCTTGAGTTGCAAGAAACAGACAGTCCACTGATTGTGAATTGTGATGCGACTGCAAATTAATGTCTTTATGTCAATACTTGGGTAGAGTAGTGTCATTGTTATTCTGGATACACTGTATGAAATTAATCTTTCGACATGAACTGGGGTCAAGTGAATTTTTTCACGCATCCGGTAATTATGGCAGAGTCAAATGTTCAGGGCAAAAATCAGTGATTACCTGTGCTAATATAGGAATCGtttctcaataatttttgactaaaatcaagaaaggtttcacAATCCTTTAAGTCTGAGAAAATTGTCAGTGATCTTTCAACACTAGCAGTAACATGAGTTTAAGTGATATCTTTGTAATAGACTTATAGATCTGCCATGGCATCAATAATTGAAAGATGGGTATAATATAAGTACCACTCAATTAcgtgcagttaatttgttatagtatacaaatctgtagtattttccatctaaACTGGCGGGTGGCATGCCTCATACGCttcaatgtaacttgtaaagtaggtctaaccatgcagttaatttgtcatattgaagtacactaatttgtagtattttccatctgaactggcgggtggcgtgcctcatacagttcgatgtaatttgtaaagtaggtctaaccatgcagttaatttgtcatattgtagtacactaatttgtacagtcgaacctcgattatccggactcgtcgggacctcagtaaaaagtccggataatcgagagtccggataatcgaaaatatgaatattaatgaggcaacaatgtaaacaaaagaaataaagatagcacatttttaattacaaaagtcttcttctatgaactgcccctatactcatgtacactgtttataaatgaaaacctattctgttataaatgaaaacctatttgtCCTTGTTCTTGCGTACATCGGAGATCTGTTGCTTGCTGATGCCAAATTCAAGTGCTAAATTTGTTCCCTTTTCTCCTTTATCAAaacgtgaaataattatttgtttgtcctttaTCGACAGAACAGACCGCTTTCGCTTCACAGACATGCTGTCGTTTGAGTCGTGTCCGTTGCGTGCGTTTACATTACCCACGCTCATCGAACTGATCAAGCATGACATTCCCTtcgcaacaaaacaatactgaaccaatcaaaattcagctgaatgcatcagaatgctctttgtcgccAAGCGCtaataaatcttttgaaagcgaagcggtaaatgcgctgttttgaacacacttttcttgattttaaacattttttacctctgaaagcttttgagatcaaagcttattaatattcatgaaaaaaaagggaccagagaaaaagtccggataatcgaggttggACTGCattattttccatctgaactggcggctcgtacagttcgatgtaatttgtaaagtaggtctaaccatgcagttaatttgtcatattgtagtacactaatttgtagtattttccatctgaactggcgggtggtgcgcctcatacagttcgatgtaatttgtaaagtaggtctaaccatgcagttaatttgtcatattgtagtacactaatttgtagtattttccatctgaactggcgggtggcgcgcctcatacagttcgatgtaatttgtaaagtaggtctaaccatgcagttaatttgtcatattgtagtacactaatttgtagtattttccatctgaactggcgggtggcgcacctcatacagttcgatgtaacttttaaagtaggtctaaccatgcagttaatttgtcatagtgatgatgatgatgatgatagtataCTAGttttagtattttccatctgaactggctggTGGCATTCCTTATACAGTTCGGTGtcacttgtaaagtaggtgtaatcatgcagttaatttgttatagcatTTTAATTTGTAGTATTCTCCATTTGAACTGGCGGATGGCACGCCTTATATGGTTCGATGtgacttgtaaagtaggtctaaacatgcagttaatttgttatagcatACTGtgaagtattttccatctggttCTGTAGATAAACGTGTTTGAAGAACTTAGATTCAAGTACAGTACTATAGGAACTTGCTTCCAAACAATGCCTAACAAAATGTTCACCACAGTTTTTGGTTGGTGCATCATTAGTATATGTTGTTTGATAATAGTATTGGGCGCAGTTCAGATACCAAACCTAATAACTTAAATCAATTACATGAAAATACAATGTAGCATATCAAACCAAAGTGAAATGGCTGAGTCATTCTCCTAGCTGCTATTTCAACTTTCAGGCAGGTTCGATTTAAATACTGAATTTTTATACTGTGCATATACTTGTGACGTATTATATGGCAGTTATTATGTTGTCCTAAGGTCAGCCTACAATGTAAGTTTTTATTAATTCCCAATCAAATGTTTGTTATCTGAACTCAGCCTTAACTTCTCCGTTGGCTTTAACATTGCCAAGTTTACTGCCGTAAGGGATATTTTGTTATGCTTTTGGGATTCAAAATGTGCATTCATCCAAATGAATTGTTGtattggcaaaaacaaaagctatggTATCTGAGGCAAAATGAAATCGCTTCTGCGGGTTACATTTCCAAAGTACTACATGTATAGAAAGGCAAAATAATTTCATTAATTTAAAGAGATGACTAATAATTGACAGAGGCCTTTGATATACCTTATATTATCGTTGCTCCGAACTAAACAATGTAActaattaaaattcatttaGGATTTAAATACCAGTATATCTATCATAATTAGGAACTTACTGTCACGCAAGTCAATTATTTATTAAGATGAGTAATAATTTGCTGCTAGTTGTATTGCATTAGGTTGTTACTAAATTCTGCATCAGGGTACAGTGTCTGTTTCGGCCACgaatttgaagaaaaacgtTGAGTACCTCTATCATCGTATTTACCTTACCTACCTTCTTTTGCATGTGACATTTGTATTTCAAGTGCATTATGAGAATGGATTATTTTCGACATTAGTTTCTAAGGAATAATTCACCTTTGAGTTCCATTGTATGGATGCACTGTCTAAAGGTCAATAAAACAGCTCCATGAGTATACTGCAAATAAGTCCAACCAAGTTTCAGAGCTATTTAATTGCCATCTCAATATGCACTTCTGTTATTAATGGAAAAAATTGAGAATGTGACATTTTTTTGGTATTATATAATGTTTAGATAATTAAACCtgctttattttattattgaaaTGGTTGTTGCAGTATTCAATCAACAGAGTTTCAAGGGTATGTCATCTTCCATCTCAAGGAAAATGCCAAACAGAGATTCTTTGATTACATTTgctaatttgagaaaaaaattcacctcTGGCCTAATTAAAGAACAGTGTAAAATcacattttaatcattttgctATTACAAGCAAATCTAAAGTTTTGGATCACATCTGTTATCTTGACCAAAcgctacatgtatattgttCACATTTGCTACAGTGAGCAAAAACATAATCttattttttgatcacagggctACCGGAGCAAATAGTCAAATTTCCTATCGTAAACAAGCATTTGATATGCAGAGCAATTATGTGAAAAAAGCGGTATTTTGGTTACGTTTAA is a window of Montipora capricornis isolate CH-2021 chromosome 13, ASM3666992v2, whole genome shotgun sequence DNA encoding:
- the LOC138030645 gene encoding uncharacterized protein; the encoded protein is MLSTVRIDPVTDTLKQFWELESIGIVDKGDAHMSLEEEESVRQFNEGLKGSEVQEASGRQSTWDPQHWKHCSGEDNPADLLTRGLPAKVLADSKLWWGGPCWLSSQCLPDQRELLNELTESVEKERKHKQTRVCAAINMEPVIDPSRYEQWLTLIRVTAFVLRGVRAFKSGTSAGSQELSAEELQDAKLSWYRQIQQEVYQAEYERLKEDLPLPNTSAILKLDPYYDKSDHMLRVGGRLQHSDLPEGTKHPIILPHGHAVVEKIIQSVHKELLHAGPVSILSVLRQEIWLTKGRREIKRLLGMCVVSQRQLVGPCSQKMAPMPSERVSLSPAFTHVGIDFAGPLFVRGSASSAKAYICIFTCASSRMTHLELTGDLSTNEFFQAFIRMISRRGLFSTIWSDNAKTFKRADHEIQQLFTQGSSVNNQLWDKIDQEKLQANLTSKGIKWKFIVERSPWHGGWWERLVRSVKEPLRKVLDKALLSSLEFATVLTRIEAVINSRPLTTISDDIRDLTPITPAHLALGRSLFSLPDLEDEVSANKSTTRQRYLYQQKLINHFWQRWRGEYLQQLSVRQKWVNEQPALKIGDVVLISEDKVSRGKWPMGRVDKLLPGKDGLIRTVILKTKKGLLRRPVQRLHRLEASSTKFVTGEFGDSGAYGGESASRKVKKKAKKKQVTQKRVSTLQQVGRMFGPGTAVEERHDPL
- the LOC138030646 gene encoding uncharacterized protein; its protein translation is MTHSCILLPILETKLPPELSEKLELTDINEESVDLELFFKFLNKQVISKEAGERNASMIGENGETTRGSRGRDKDGIGVKNTREKVFSAAALLASGTNRKSYTACHLCKEQGHETLKCPEFKRQSVDERWQLTGTAMLVADDVQRAPVRVLFDSVSQRSYITKRVAESLALDGPSEVLSVSVLGGEASQTKRMKRVSFSLTSVQESISKPVSMEALTIDKICTPLEPVEISLGNYPHLQSLILADSYPRGPVNVDILIGADFFRMNCRRAH